The Bacteroides sp. AN502(2024) DNA segment CTTTTCGCTTCCTGCGGGATAATCGCGGGGAAGAGTACGGAGCAGAAAGAAGAGAAGGTTTCTGTGCTAAGATATGATAAGCTGTTGAGCGACTATGTTCGCTCCAACAGCTTTTCTGCTATGCAGAGATTGACGATGGATTACCGTATGCCGACGAAAATCCTGATCGAGGATGTGCTGTCTATCGGTACGGTGAAAGATGATACCATTTCGCAACGTCTGCAGAAATTTTATTCGGATACGACTTTGGTTCGTTTGCTTAGTGATGTAGAAGCAAAGTATCCCAATCTGGATGAGGTGGAAAGAGAGCTTAGTAGAGGATTCCGAAAATTGAAAAAGGAAGTTCCTAATACGAAAGTGCCGTTTATCTATTCGCAAGTTTCCGCTTTTAATGAATCTATTATTCTGGTAGATTCTTTATTGGGAATCAGCCTTGATAAATATATGGGGGAAGATTATCCTCTTTATAAGCGTTTTTATTACGATTACCAGTGCCGCTCGATGCGTCCGGAACGGATTGTACCGGATTGTTTTGCTTTTTATCTTTTGAGCCGTTACGATATGAACTACCACGAAGGTATTTGTCTGATTGATTTGATGATGCATTCCGGGAAAATCAATTATGTAGTGCAGAACTTATTAGGATATAGTGATATTGGCGAAGCAATAGGGTATTCCAAGGAGGAAAGCGATTGGTGTGAGGAAAATGAAAGAGAGATATGGAATTATATCTGTACCAACGATCATCTGCACGCCCGTGACCCGATGGTAATTCGCTATTATATGAAGCTTGCTCCTGCTGTCGATATGTTGGGCACTCAAGCTCCGGCATTGATCGGAACATGGGTGGGAGCAAGAATCATCGCTTCTTATATGAAAAAGCATAAGGATATGAAACTGAAAGATCTCTTGGAATTTACCGATTATCACGAAATGTTAAGTGAATCCAACTACTTGGCTTCCTGAACTGTTATATTTCTCAATTTTTAATTTTCAATTTAAAAAGTGGAAACTGCCCTTTATTTGTTGCCCGTGACTTTAGGTGATACATCTATTGAAAAAGTATTGCCTCCTTATAATAAGGAAATAATCTCCGGTATCCGGTATTTTATAGTTGAAGATGTTCGTTCTGCCCGTCGTTTCCTGAAAAAGGTGGACCGGGAGATTGATATTGATGCGTTGGCTTTTTATCCGTTGAACAAGCATACTTCACCTGAAGATATTTCCACTTATCTGGAACCTTTGGTAGGTGGAGCTTCAATGGGGGTTATTTCCGAAGCCGGTTGTCCGGCGGTTGCTGATCCGGGAGCGGATGTAGTTGCCATTGCGCAACGTAAAAAATTAAAGGTCGTTCCTTTGGTGGGACCTTCTTCCATTATTCTTTCTGTGATGGCTTCCGGTTTTAACGGGCAGAGTTTTGCGTTTCATGGTTATCTGCCGATTGAAGCGGGGGAGCGTGCCAAGCAACTGAAAACATTGGAGCAGCGTGTGTATGCTGAAAATCAGACCCAACTTTTCATTGAGACACCTTACCGGAATCATAAGATGATAGAGGATATTTTGATAAATTGTCGTCCTCAAACGAAACTTTGTATTGCCGCCAATATAACGTGTGAAGGAGAGTATATACAGACACGTACAGTGAAGGACTGGAGAGGACATGTGCCCGAATTGTCTAAGATTCCTTGTATTTTTCTCTTATATAAATAACTTCTTTCAGGTGTTCATATTCATCTTCGAAACAGCTGCTGAAGAATCCTTTTCCTAAGTTTTCCTCTATCTGTTTGAAACTCCATAGTTTGCTGTTCTTAAAGTGGGGAGTACATAGGATCGAATCGTCTTTTATGTCGATGATGAATAAATAGATAAGACGGTTAGTTACTTCATTCTCAAAGTGGTAAACGATGTTGAATTGGGGCTTGATCCCTTCTTCGTGAGGAAAAGTATTGTTGATTAAACGAGCGGCACCTGCCTCCAGAGATTCTCCGTAGCGGAGATAACATTCCATAGGAATATCTACTTTCCCTTTGTCCAAAATGGCAGTTGAAGATCTGTCACAAAGGAATAGCATTCCCCGAGTCGATATGGCAATCCTTATCACCGGATTAATGTATGCATTTTTGTAATTAATTGCTTCTATCGCAAGAGTTTTTCCAATCACATCTCCTTTGGTATTCACAATGGGAACAT contains these protein-coding regions:
- a CDS encoding SAM-dependent methyltransferase, coding for METALYLLPVTLGDTSIEKVLPPYNKEIISGIRYFIVEDVRSARRFLKKVDREIDIDALAFYPLNKHTSPEDISTYLEPLVGGASMGVISEAGCPAVADPGADVVAIAQRKKLKVVPLVGPSSIILSVMASGFNGQSFAFHGYLPIEAGERAKQLKTLEQRVYAENQTQLFIETPYRNHKMIEDILINCRPQTKLCIAANITCEGEYIQTRTVKDWRGHVPELSKIPCIFLLYK
- a CDS encoding gliding motility lipoprotein GldB; translated protein: MKLRISLLNLLIGMLFASCGIIAGKSTEQKEEKVSVLRYDKLLSDYVRSNSFSAMQRLTMDYRMPTKILIEDVLSIGTVKDDTISQRLQKFYSDTTLVRLLSDVEAKYPNLDEVERELSRGFRKLKKEVPNTKVPFIYSQVSAFNESIILVDSLLGISLDKYMGEDYPLYKRFYYDYQCRSMRPERIVPDCFAFYLLSRYDMNYHEGICLIDLMMHSGKINYVVQNLLGYSDIGEAIGYSKEESDWCEENEREIWNYICTNDHLHARDPMVIRYYMKLAPAVDMLGTQAPALIGTWVGARIIASYMKKHKDMKLKDLLEFTDYHEMLSESNYLAS